CTATTCATCGATGCAATCTCTTTGCctgttttgaaatgtcaaaactcaaGCTGACATTGTCAATTTACTGGGTTGGATGGCAGCCCTGAAACTGGCGCGTTCTCTGAGAAAGCTGCAAGCCTATTTGCCCACAGAAAACGCGGGGTATTTGAATGTCAGACCACATCGATCGATAGAACAATCCATTTTAAAGTGCAATTTTAGGGATTTAGTAGCAAGGAAATAAGAATCATTGGTGGCGTTTTTCGTACTAGCTAAGGACTTGCCACACTTGTAGAGGAATCAGTCAATGCTTAATCTCTTCTTTTAGACTCACATGAGAAGCGAGCTTCCTAGAAGGAAAACTGAAGATCGGATGCAAAAGTATCCTGTCTTAGCCTATATGGAATGTCCTGAACCCATTATCCATATTTTAGCTTCATTTTATGACGGTCAAATGGCTTGGAATTTTGTTTCGTGCCTGAGCATGACATTACAAACCCCTTATCTTCTTTACTCAGGTATGGTGATGCACACCACGGAAAATATCACGGCCATCTTGGGTTATCCCAAGGACATGTGGATCGGTCGAAGTTTTATTGACTTCGTTCACCCCAAAGATCGGGTCACTTTCACCAATCAAATCACTACAGGCATTACTCTTCCCTTTGGAGACCAACTCAAAGTAAGTGTTCCGTGGGAGATTCCCGGGCTTTGTGTCACGTAATCAATCCGTCTTCGGAAACATAAGAACCGCAAAATGCCCATGACAATCAGCTGTTTTTTCATAACGAGAACCGTGATGAGTGCGTGGGGCTTTGGATTAGTATTATGTTGAACATATCTTTATCGTGATTTTAAAAGAACACCACGCCCCTAGCGCGTTAGATGGCGCTGCATGCATTTACCGAAGCCTTACTTCACAATTGTAAAAGCTATTTGTTATATCTGTGTCAATCCTCAGGTTAACGCATTCAAAGTCGCTAAAAAATATCTAACGTTTGGGCCCAAATTATGACCCCATTTTGAGGCCAACTAGGTGAGCTTAATGACATCGTTAGGTGAACTATAAGACTTCAAAAGTCCATATAATCAAAGCCAGGCTTCTGacacaaattcaaaatcatttacaATACATTCTTACCAATGGTTGCCCCTTTTGTGGCGCAATCTCTTGGTGAAACTTATAAACACTGAAATGCATGGAATACAATTATTGTTAAACCCCTGCTGCAAGGGAGGTTTCCACCTCCCTCGCCTTGATGCAAAGCTGCCCATATGACCATCTATTATGAGGGCGTTTGCTCGAATTGTATTAAATATTGTGTCCCGTTACGAGCCGCTAAATTTGTCACACGGTGCAAGAAGTGGCTTTTGGCGCGTGTTGAGAGGAGAGTTTCAATTTACAACTGTGGTTAATAGAACTATCGTAGTCCCGAAAATATCCACCGCTTCCGTTCCTTTCATTTCTATGGGAGCAGCCATCTATTTGTAGACAGTACTTACTCCATGTGTAAGTGCTAGATCATTTTGTGAGCTTAAGTATTGTacatggtgatgatgatggagcGATCCCACCAATGACAAGAATCTGTTGAAGATCCTCTTGTAGGATTACTTCTTGCCAAACAAGTAACTAAATTGCCACCAGCTTGAACCACCCAAAAATGTGGCTTACAACGCACTCAAGTTACGATGGAATTGATCCTCCTCGCTTTTGTTTTGGGTCTCCTtgatccaaaccaaagaaatcaGATCCTGCCGATGGATCTTACGTCTGCAATGGTGTCTGTAAGGTTGCGAGAGTTTCGGTGCAGAGAATAGTCAAATCAGCTGCTTGTTAATGGTACCCTTTGGATTGAGTCTGTTCTGAGCTATATAACAACCTTGGTTCTGAGTGAGTTCAGGGAATGAAAGGGATGGATGACTGTGACAAAAAGATAATCTGTCTAGATTGCCAAACTCTGTTGATGGAGGATCCAAAGTAAGGAAaagaccaagagcaggcaAGCAGTGGGAACAAATGATGGATGGCCAGTTCTCTGGTGGTCATTTCTTTAACTTGAAATGGATGCCTTTGGAGGCCTTTTGAGGCCCTTGGTGAGAGATGGCTTTTGTTGAAATGGTATTGACCTTAGTTTAAAATGCGCCTCCTCATGAAAAGGTCATTGTCGCACTAACGTCCTTGATTCAAATCCAGTAGTCGTCAGATAGGATGAATGAGAGTTAAGGAATGGCAGATGGCTTTCAACTTTGTACAAAGCCGCTTTTTAGATGCGTTTCCGCTTCAAAGGACAGGATAATACAACCACAATGCTGTGGAGAAATGATACTTACTAGAAATGCATAACTAAATTTAGAATATAATTAGATAGTGAATCAAAATGGTGAAACAGGGAAAATCAAATCTTCATAACCATAAAAAAGCGAAATGTAGCCGTTGGACaaattttgtattttgaaCTATTCATTGTTTATTACAAAATCgaattgtttggaaaaaatatatttcattatgGACAAATTAAATCataaaaacaaagtcaaaccTTCATATGCACAGGAAAATGTGGAATTTTTTATACGTGGAACATAAAGAACTGAATTAAATTAACGGAAACAGGTAACGCCTTCGCCAATATCTAAAGTtatcatttgtttttattCTCGAAATGAATAGTGAGTCGAATTATGAATCTGTGTTTTTCTTACTGAAATAAAAGTGTGCAAAATGAACggcattcatttgaaaaagaaatacaaGAGTCTATGGAACCTTTGTAAAAAAGATATAAATGtgaatggaacaagaagacaTAAGGCCGAGCGCGCATCAAGATCCTTCAACAGATCCTGGATGAACGTGGAAAGCCCTTCTCCGCtcgcttttttttcctttttccactGTTCTTTCACACTTCCGAGAATGTGATTGGAACGTCAGTTGAAGAGCGCATCTCCGATCGGGAACTTGTGCCCCACAAACCAGCGGAACCTTCAGGACTCAAGATGGAATCTCTTGACAATATTAGCAAACAAAGTGTAATGGAAATGGAACCCGAGGTCCAAAGTGTGGCCTTCAGCGATTCAGACCGTCTCCTGATCTTCATCATGGAAGGTGGCATCCTCAGCACGATTTGCGTCACGGGCTTCATCCTGAACCTCCTCGCTCTAATTGTTCTCATCCGAGAGCGGAAGGACTTCACCTTTGAACAGCGATGCCTCGCGTTTTTCGACATGATGTTCCTGGCCTTGGCCTTTCTGACCCTTGGCCTCCCAAATGTAAGTTACCACCGTTGGATCGCCTTTCTGCTCCTTGAGCTAACGGGATTGGTCTCTTTTAGTTGTCTCATCACTATCGGAAGACTTTGTTTCTGGACTTCATCAACCCTTTGTTCGGACTACTCCACACGTTTCGGGTGGGCTCGGTCTGCATCACGGTCTGTTTAAACATCCAACGggtgtttggtttggtcttCACCCATCGAAGTCCCCCGTTCTTGCAACGACATCTCGCATCCATTCTGATCGTGATGTCCATTCTGTACAATATTCCAAAATATTTCGAGTTCCGCGTCAACGAGATGTCCCACGTGGTCACCACGGATCTGAGGAAGAATCCGGTCTACATCAGTATCTACGTGTTTGGCAGTAAATTCGTTCTGTTCGAACTGATTCCCTATATTACGGTGCTGGTCTGCAACGTGGCCATCATCACGAAATTGAAAGAGTCCTCGAGCTTCAGAAGGGCCCATTCATTTTACCAGGGACGGCCATCAATCGTCGAGGTCGAAGGGTCCTCCTTTCGAACCAAGGCTACCGCACAACGACAAGGTTCACTCAAGGCTGCCAAACGTAATCAATCGAGCTTAAACCAAACCTTTCGGGCAATCAAATGCACAAACTTACTACTCCAGACGAGACGTCAGTCGAGCTGTCTTGTGCATCTTGAACTGATTATTGAATGGATGTGCTATTCTTTAAAGCACTTAATATGAGGAGGTGGAAATTGTTTCCGCATTGGATTAATACAGGGCCCCTAAGAAAGCAGAATACGGTTCGTTCCACAGATAGAGTATGAAATACTTCCCTTTGAATGCACGAGTGAAGTCTGAAGAGACCTCTTTAGGCCATGTGTTGGTATgtctttcgtccattttcatCGTTTGCCAAAGCATCAAGATCATTCCGGACGTGTACGAACTTCATTGGTGTCGGGCTCAGCAAGGCCAAGAGTGCTTCATGAGTGGATTCAGCAATGCCATGATTCGAATCTCTCACATCTTCGTGGCCTTCAATTCGTTGGCCAATTGCATCATCTACTTCTTCATGGgcagcaaattcaaagtggTGTGGACCAAGACCTTCAAATACCCCAAATTTGTGGCGGCAAACGATGCGGCGGCAAATTTGCGGAGACAGTCTCATATGATCCAAGGGCTCAACGACGTGTGACAATGATGCCCACCTCGATTTCGAGAGGAATGTGGAAAAATGCATTGGAAGATGATTGAGTTTCAGATCTTCGGGATCGATTCCTTGAAAGATGTTAATGAAATGCACATAAATatatccatctatccatttTTCCGTCTGAACTCTTTCGGATAAGAAACCCCTTTTACGCTTTTAGGCGTCGGACGTAACATTGAACGAGCTAATAGCTAgagcctctaaagcatccaaAGTGTATCGAACATCAAAGGTTTTTTACCATGTTGAAGAGTGGCGAGTTGATTGAAGGTCCTCTTTGTAGAGCTATGGATCTCAGGTGGCCAAATCCGGCGACAAGAAGCTCTTCTCGTCCAAGATCACATCGAACAACAGCTTCTTCTGCCGACTGCGGATGTACAATGGTCTCAAACAAGGTCGGTTCTCGGTGAAGGAGAGGAAAACTGTGTACAATCCACTCAAATTGGCCATGTGCTTCAAGGTAAGTGAGGAGAATAATCTAATTAGGCTGCAAACCACCGACGTAGACAAGACGTCAAGGCAAAGAATGGGAGTGCAAGCCTGTTAAGGGCGCATTGACGTTTTCAAGTAAGTAAAAGCACTCGTGCAATGACAGCTTcgtaaaagaaacaaattggGAACATGTCTCTCACAAACAAGAACAATATTACCAGGAACCAGTTGATCTCGTAAGATCAGATCACATGGaagttttcaattcattttatgCGCCGTTGCTTCAAACGAATTGAGCATGATTTAAAAGGCTAGCCCAACATGAACTAAATTTGAAGGTGGAACTTCCTAATTCGATGACACAAGAAGCTTTGGGTCTGATGAGAAATCAATGTTACTAGGAGATAGACGCCGCCCGATCTGCCGGTGGATCCACATCACCCACGGGATCCCCTGAGGACCCTTCTCATAATCCCAACCCCCCTGTGGATCAGCCCAAGATCATTTCCGACTCTGAGGACGGATTGATTAATGTGGACAAACCGAGGGGAGCGAATGTCTCCGTGAAGTATGGAATGGAGTCTGTCTGTCTGATCATCACGGCCATTCCTTTGCAACCCGTGTACACGGTCCAAGATCAACAAGGACCGTTCAAGGGCATGTTCATGACCCGACACTCGGCCAATTGTAGCTTTAGCATGGTCGAAGAAGGAGCTATTCCATTTACGGGATACTTGCCTCaggtttgatttgattggtAAAGGTCTGAGTGGAACAAGTTTTGACGTTCGTTGTTCGGGTTCCATTCCAGGATCTGGAGGAGAGCGACATCTTCCAGTATTATCATCCTCAGGACTTGCCCTATCTGAAGGAGGTGTATGAGTCGGTCATGATGGAACAGGTAAATAACGGCTTGAATGGGACTCGATTTATTTTGGTGCTCTCTGGAGCGTCCTTTTAGCAGAGAACCACTCTTAACTTGTCATCCGATCTCATTTGTTTGGATTTATGGCGAGGGCGGCTGCAAAAGAAAGATGCTCTCTCACTCCCATAATGGGATTCACAattcattctcaaaacaaagtcaaaaattgaagattCTCCCACACCTAATTGAACGCATTTTCTCAGGGAAAGCCTTTCCGATCTCGACCATATCGATTCAAAGTCCGAAATGGAGGCTACATCTTGCTCGAAACCGATTGGAGCTGCTTCATTAATCCGTGGTCCAGGCGCTTGGAATTTGTTATTGGGAAGCACACGGTGTTGAAAGGTATGCgttccaaatatttggattCTTATTGGCCATCATCAGCCAACGTTTTTGAAGTGATGGTGTCAAACAAATGTGTCAATGAAACgcacaaaaaaagtttccgTTCATTGATTGCCCCCNNNNNNNNNNNNNNNNNNNNNNNNNNNNNNNNNNNNCCCCCCcccaaattttgaaactttttttctatttttcaccATAGGACCTGCCAAACCCAATGTGTTTAGCAGTCCATCAGATGAAGAGGAGAGCCTGTCAGTTTCGGAAGAAATCCTCAAGGAGAGTAAAAGCATCCAGGTAAGAGGACCCTTTGGATCCTGTCCCTCATTCTGAGAATGCTAAATTCGACCATGATTACTTCTCGCAGGAGGAGATCAAACTGCTTCTCACGGAGACCGTGTCACGCACCAACCAAAATGATCCGAAAGTAAAGAGTTCCACGAGAAGGCGCAAGGAATTGGCTTCCTTTATGGGATCGCTTCTCGAGGAAATGACGCGGGCTGAGATGACCAAATTGGCCACCAATTCACCTGATACCAGTGTGGTTCTAGGTATGTCAGAGTCCTCGAATACGTTTCGGAACCGTAGACTTCGAGATGATTTCAGGAGGAAAACTTGCCGAACGGACGGAAAGTTGACTTTGTTCTGTCTTTTTGAGGGGCGATTGCTGCTACATCAGACGTGAATGCGCAGCAATTTTGAGTTGATTGTGAACATTTGGACACAATTCAGGATGGTTAGAGGAACAAACTTATTTTTGTCGCAAATTATGCGGAGGGATCTGTTACTTTCTTTTGACGGTTCAGGGGAGAGGTTTGGCGACGCTGTTTGGCTAATTGCACATTATTAATCACGAAACCCATCTCATTTTGGTTATTTGAATTGGCTGTGAAAAATGTCTCTGCATGAAATATGATTGTATAATTCAATTTGGCCGCACGACGATTCCTGAAACGGGTTGTTGTCTTGTTGTATGGCGTAGCAAATAAGCACTGCAGTGTTCTGTCAAGCTCGAATTTCCAGGTTTCGTACCCATCACAAACCTTTTTCCTGTTTGTGAAGTGAAAGCGCACTCTTCGTAAAAAAGGAATTTTCTTCCAGCAACCCGCAAACCAATCAAGACAAATATTTATCTTTAGATAAAATGTACACTTTCACAGAGTTGaatttgacacttttttgaCTTAAACGTTAACTTAGTCAGTGGCTCTTCGAGTAATGTGCTTTGATGGCAAAGAGTTAGATTCACCTGCAGAGAAGTTCTAAGTCAAAACATACGTGTTGCACCAAAACAGTACACGATCTGTATCAAGTTCCAAGCTAATTGGCACTTTACTGGTAGATTGCTGAGTCAAAGGTCAAACCATCAATTGATATACGTCTGCATTGCCCTTTGGAATCGGGTGTATTTCGATTGAGACCCACGTTTCAGGCCTCTTCAATCCCTTTCGATTCAGTTGGGGCCTTGATTAACGGgcaatttcattgattgaaaGGAGTCACCGAGGGTCTTTTTNNNNNNNNNNNNNNNNNNNNNNNNNNNNNTTAGCAGgcaatttcattgattgaaaGGAGTCACCGAGGGTCTTTTTGGTCATGACTAGGGCtcgagaaaatatttggtcccTACGGGCAAAATGTTACTTTTTTGTTGTCTCACAATGGCGCCAAATGTATCTATTTTCCTCCCAATAGTGGAAAATATTACTTTATTTGTGCATCGTTTAATTGCTTTATTGGTAATTTACCTTTTTTATCACAACTTGCTAACTTCAACTACAATTCACCCTTTGACCTTGTGA
This Tigriopus californicus strain San Diego chromosome 12, Tcal_SD_v2.1, whole genome shotgun sequence DNA region includes the following protein-coding sequences:
- the LOC131891588 gene encoding FMRFamide receptor-like produces the protein MESLDNISKQSVMEMEPEVQSVAFSDSDRLLIFIMEGGILSTICVTGFILNLLALIVLIRERKDFTFEQRCLAFFDMMFLALAFLTLGLPNLSHHYRKTLFLDFINPLFGLLHTFRVGSVCITVCLNIQRVFGLVFTHRSPPFLQRHLASILIVMSILYNIPKYFEFRVNEMSHVVTTDLRKNPVYISIYVFGSKFVLFELIPYITVLVCNVAIITKLKESSSFRRAHSFYQGRPSIVEVEGSSFRTKATAQRQGSLKAAKRNQSSLNQTFRAIKCTNLLLQTRRQSSCLVHLELIIEWMCYSLKHLI